From Aspergillus chevalieri M1 DNA, chromosome 4, nearly complete sequence, a single genomic window includes:
- a CDS encoding uncharacterized protein (COG:S;~EggNog:ENOG410PQXF): MAPYDDYRLSSSILESPRDGPRHSRERLPSRGPPVRERPRPVFDDDERFESRLHAADRYGPPARRPERYYDDADSFISSERPERRRGVSPPPRPRLLRRQSSLDTFDRIPSRKLEEMYYRGPSPRLSPPPRSRYSPPRHHGDDLYYEDIRIAEPDYYGDEEFRGFRERDRYPTRPRRSSSRFRERIVEERIERPYPRKGKTRMPKKLVHPRAIFDKGYPFEEEEKAVMIQVALSKEQIDELVTISREIRRVNETRIVRTSPSPVRMERLSIAGSPPRASHDTLIVERSPSRSHSRHHRHRRGHSERTLSVSRTRSRSISVQSRRRRRSSPGRREANEPGPLAIMVRPRDSDDDLKLVGPLERRSGDLIEDEEVHEVKKERKSPNSRLIRAMMATLT, translated from the exons ATGGCTCCATACGACGACTACCGCTTATCTTCGAGCATTCTGGAGAGTCCGCGCGACGGACCCCGTCACTCCAGAGAACGCCTACCTTCTCGTGGTCCTCCGGTACGCGAACGACCACGTCCGGTtttcgatgatgatgagcgCTTTGAGTCACGCCTGCATGCGGCTGACAGATACGGTCCTCCTGCCCGCAGACCAGAAAGGTACTACGATGATGCAGACTCGTTTATCTCGTCTGAGCGCCCTGAACGCCGCCGGGGAGTGAGCCCTCCTCCTCGACCCCGCCTTCTGCGACGACAGTCTTCCCTGGATACCTTTGATCGCATCCCTTCACGCAAATTAGAAGAAATGTACTACCGGGGCCCTTCTCCCAGACTTTCACCACCTCCGAGATCCAGATACTCTCCTCCGCGGCACCATGGAGATGACCTCTATTATGAGGATATTCGCATCGCAGAACCGGACTACTATGGAGATGAAGAGTTCAGAGGATTCCGCGAGCGGGATCGGTATCCAACTCGCCCTCGTCGCTCCAGTAGCCGTTTCCGTGAGAGGATTGTCGAAGAACGCATCGAGAGACCCTACCCGCGAAAGGGCAAAACTCGCATGCCCAAGAAGCTGGTTCATCCTCGGGCCATCTTCGACAAGGGCTATCCtttcgaggaagaggaaaaagcgGTCATGATTCAGGTGGCTCTCTCCAAGGAGCAGATTGACGAGCTTGTCACTATCAGCCGGGAGATCAGGCGGGTAAACGAGA CCCGAATTGTGCGCACTTCACCGTCACCCGTGCGCATGGAACGGCTTAGTATAGCGGGTAGTCCACCTCGAGCAAGCCACGATACGTTGATTGTTGAGCGATCACCATCTCGATCTCATTCGCGCCATCACCGTCACCGCCGTGGCCACAGCGAGAGAACGTTGAGCGTTTCCCGAACCAGATCTCGATCGATATCGGTTCAGAGTCGTCGTCGCCGTCGGTCATCACCTGGACGCCGCGAGGCCAATGAGCCTGGTCCTCTGGCCATTATGGTGCGCCCCCGAGACAGTGACGATGATCTGAAACTTGTCGGGCCACTGGAGCGTCGCAGTGGGGACCTGATAGAGGACGAAGAAGTCCATGAAGTAAAAAAGGAGCGCAAAT CTCCCAATTCTCGACTTATCCGCGCAATGATGGCCACTCTGACTTAA
- a CDS encoding BAR domain-containing protein (COG:S;~EggNog:ENOG410PKGM;~InterPro:IPR004148,IPR027267,IPR018859;~PFAM:PF03114,PF10455;~go_component: GO:0005737 - cytoplasm [Evidence IEA];~go_function: GO:0005515 - protein binding [Evidence IEA]), with protein MDRVQAFGKNLSANFSPFAARTQQMLKEQFGQVEDKTQLPDEYIELEKRIDALKLVHQKLLQVTSQYSNEAYDYPPNIRESFNDLGRTIQEKVQLLSQAASPAEAQAALTAPPAAKPQPKTFNHAIARASLSGSQTLAQSATGEDPLGGALEKYALASEKVGEARLAQDAQIQSRFLAGWNTTLNTNLMFAAKARRNVENARLMLDSVKASKKAAARGDLDNLSEEARAEIEQAEDEFVGQTEEAVSVMKNVLDTPEPLRNLADLIAAQLEFHKRSYEILSELAPVVDGLQVEQEANYRKSREGA; from the exons ATGGACCGAGTGCAGGCGTTCGGAAAGAACCTCAG TGCGAACTTCTCGCCGTTTGCTGCGCGCACGCAGCAGATGCTCAAGGAGCAATTTGGCCAGGTTGAGGACAAGACTCAGCTCCCCGACGAGTACATCGAGCTCGAGAAGCGTATTGATGCTTTGAAGCTGGTTCACCAGAAGCTTTTGCAAGTGAC CTCCCAGTACTCCAACGAAGCCTACGACTATCCTCCCAACATCCGCGAGTCATTCAACGACCTTGGCCGTACCATCCAAGAAAAAGTCCAACTCCTTTCGCAAGCAGCCTCCCCTGCAGAGGCCCAGGCTGCCCTGACTGCCCCGCCAGCCGCAAAGCCCCAGCCTAAGACCTTCAACCACGCCATCGCCCGTGCCTCCCTGTCCGGATCGCAGACCCTGGCCCAGAGTGCTACCGGCGAGGACCCCTTGGGAGGCGCGTTGGAGAAGTATGCCCTCGCTTCTGAGAAGGTGGGCGAGGCCCGTCTGGCGCAGGACGCCCAGATCCAGTCGCGGTTCCTGGCTGGATGGAACACGACGCTTAACACCAATTTGATGTTTGCTGCTAAGGCACGCAGGAATGTGGAGAATGCCCGTCTTATGTTGGACTCGGTGAAGGCTAGCAAGAAGGCTGCTGCCAGAGGCGACCTTGACAATTTGAGCGAAGAGGCCCGTGCGGAGATTGAGCAGGCGGAAGATGAGTTTGTTGGACAGACTGAGGAGGCTGTGAGCGTCATGAAGAAT GTCCTCGATACCCCCGAGCCCTTGAGAAACTTGGCAGACTTGATTGCCGCACAACTCGAGTTCCACAAGCGGTCGTACGAGATTCTCAGCGAACTGGCTCCTGTTGTCGACGGTTTGCAGGTTGAGCAAGAG GCTAACTATCGTAAGAGCCGTGAGGGTGCGTAA